A section of the Saccharopolyspora gregorii genome encodes:
- a CDS encoding aldehyde dehydrogenase family protein: protein MDTPVRGAVEQDLDRTLAAAAAAAPAWARRTPAERADALTAVADALDAAAGSLVPVAVAESGLPEGRLTGEVTRTTVQLRMFADLLRDGSYLRIRFDHEDPDFALEHRPDLRRVLLPIGPVLVFAASNFPFAFSVAGGDTASALAAGCPVVLKAHPGHPETSLRTAEVVRDALRSAGAPDGTFALITGIEDGRRALEDPRIKAAAFTGSVAGGRALFDVAAARPNPVPFFGELGSINPVVVTEEAERERGADIARGFTSSFTLGAGQFCTKPGILLVPAGSGLPARIAELAAEVPAARMLTTKIADGYRARLDEVAALDGVEVLVRGAEQRTESGVPAFAPALVHAGSASTLLDGALLEETFGPTAVIAEYASAEELRQVLAAIDGSLTATVQTSGDPGPAERDRLLPSSSSSRTAPGGSCSTSGRPGWR, encoded by the coding sequence ATGGACACCCCGGTCCGCGGCGCGGTCGAGCAGGACCTCGACCGCACGCTCGCGGCCGCCGCTGCCGCGGCCCCCGCCTGGGCGCGGCGCACCCCTGCCGAGCGCGCGGACGCGCTCACCGCCGTCGCCGACGCGCTCGATGCCGCGGCCGGGTCGCTGGTGCCCGTGGCGGTCGCGGAGTCGGGCCTGCCGGAGGGGCGGCTCACCGGCGAGGTCACCCGCACCACGGTGCAGCTGCGGATGTTCGCCGACCTGCTGCGGGACGGCTCCTACCTGCGGATCCGGTTCGACCACGAGGACCCGGACTTCGCGCTCGAGCACCGCCCGGACCTGCGGCGGGTGCTGCTGCCGATCGGGCCGGTGCTGGTGTTCGCCGCGAGCAACTTCCCGTTCGCGTTCTCGGTGGCAGGTGGGGACACCGCTTCCGCGCTCGCCGCGGGCTGCCCGGTCGTGCTCAAGGCGCACCCCGGGCACCCGGAGACCTCGCTGCGCACCGCGGAGGTCGTGCGCGACGCGCTCCGGTCGGCGGGCGCGCCGGACGGCACCTTCGCGCTGATCACCGGGATCGAGGACGGCCGGCGCGCCCTGGAGGACCCGCGGATCAAGGCGGCCGCGTTCACCGGATCCGTGGCGGGCGGCCGGGCGCTGTTCGACGTCGCCGCGGCCCGGCCGAACCCCGTCCCGTTCTTCGGCGAGCTCGGCAGCATCAACCCCGTCGTCGTCACCGAGGAGGCGGAGCGCGAGCGCGGCGCGGACATCGCCCGCGGCTTCACCTCCTCGTTCACGCTCGGCGCCGGGCAGTTCTGCACCAAGCCGGGAATCCTGCTGGTGCCCGCCGGTTCCGGGCTCCCCGCCCGCATCGCCGAGCTGGCCGCGGAGGTCCCGGCGGCCCGGATGCTCACCACGAAGATCGCGGACGGCTACCGGGCGCGGCTCGACGAGGTCGCCGCGCTCGACGGGGTCGAGGTGCTGGTACGCGGTGCGGAGCAGCGCACCGAGTCCGGGGTGCCCGCGTTCGCGCCCGCGCTCGTGCACGCCGGTTCCGCGTCGACCCTGCTCGACGGGGCGCTGCTGGAGGAGACGTTCGGGCCGACCGCCGTCATCGCCGAGTACGCCTCCGCCGAGGAGCTGCGGCAGGTGCTGGCCGCGATCGACGGAAGCCTCACCGCCACCGTCCAGACCTCCGGCGATCCCGGGCCCGCCGAACGGGACCGGCTGCTCCCCTCGTCGAGCTCGTCGCGGACCGCGCCGGGCGGGTCGTGTTCGACCAGTGGCCGACCGGGGTGGCGGTGA
- a CDS encoding MFS transporter, producing the protein MSEPRSGRPSAGARRIREEDCLVVDRPALVRAQLGAGVGNFIEWYDIGVYGYLAVTLTQVFTAGMDERLGLLVTLLGFAVSFLVRPLGGMILGPLGDRIGRRKVMFFTIALMAVATTLIGLLPGTEQIGAWAVVLLYLLRIAQGFSTGGEYSGALTYVAEFSPDRTRGFWTSLLNSGSQLGFAAGAGVVAATSGITTHFWGQDAMVNGGWRIPFLLAFVLGAVALLLRSRIEESPSFEAAKVKTAEQAANPLFVRHNLPGVFKFYWPQVVVGLALIGADGASSYTLTSYMPTYLEVEVGIATTHTAIATVAVLLLQAVLLPVFGRMSDKLGRRPVYLMAAIGNLVLLLPAFALMRVGAPWALYVALGLVMIPSTLFLCMNAAVMAELYPTASRYCAVGFTQNTATSLFGGTVPLVSQLLVELTGNTYAPAFYVMFFSAIALVAVLFMRESAARPLLGSVPVVASAAEARELVEGQDENERLDTSTMLLAPPPPVEERT; encoded by the coding sequence TTGTCCGAACCCAGGAGTGGCCGCCCGTCCGCGGGCGCGCGCAGGATCCGCGAAGAGGACTGCCTCGTCGTCGACAGACCCGCGCTCGTCCGCGCGCAGCTCGGCGCCGGCGTGGGCAACTTCATCGAGTGGTACGACATCGGGGTCTACGGCTACCTCGCCGTCACCCTGACCCAGGTGTTCACCGCGGGCATGGACGAACGGCTCGGGCTGCTGGTGACGCTGCTCGGGTTCGCCGTGTCGTTCCTGGTGCGACCGCTCGGCGGGATGATCCTCGGGCCGCTCGGGGACCGGATCGGCCGCCGCAAGGTCATGTTCTTCACCATCGCGCTGATGGCGGTGGCCACCACGCTGATCGGCCTGCTGCCGGGCACGGAGCAGATCGGCGCCTGGGCCGTGGTGCTGCTCTACCTGCTGCGCATCGCGCAAGGCTTCTCCACCGGTGGCGAGTACTCCGGTGCGCTCACCTACGTCGCGGAGTTCTCCCCGGACCGGACCCGCGGCTTCTGGACCTCGCTGCTCAACAGCGGTTCGCAGCTCGGCTTCGCCGCGGGCGCCGGTGTGGTCGCCGCGACCTCCGGCATCACCACCCACTTCTGGGGCCAGGACGCCATGGTCAACGGCGGCTGGCGGATCCCGTTCCTGCTGGCGTTCGTCCTCGGCGCCGTCGCGCTGCTGCTGCGCAGCCGCATCGAGGAGTCCCCGAGCTTCGAGGCGGCCAAGGTGAAGACCGCCGAGCAGGCGGCGAACCCGCTGTTCGTGCGGCACAACCTGCCGGGGGTCTTCAAGTTCTACTGGCCGCAGGTCGTGGTCGGGCTCGCCCTGATCGGTGCCGACGGCGCGTCCTCGTACACGTTGACCAGCTACATGCCGACCTACCTCGAAGTCGAGGTCGGCATCGCCACGACGCACACCGCGATCGCCACCGTCGCCGTCCTGCTGCTGCAGGCCGTGCTGCTTCCCGTGTTCGGGCGCATGTCCGACAAGCTCGGGCGCCGTCCCGTGTACCTGATGGCGGCCATCGGCAACCTGGTGCTGCTGCTGCCCGCCTTCGCGCTGATGCGGGTCGGCGCGCCGTGGGCGCTGTACGTCGCGCTGGGTCTCGTGATGATCCCGTCGACGCTGTTCCTGTGCATGAACGCGGCCGTGATGGCCGAGCTGTACCCGACCGCGTCGCGGTACTGCGCCGTCGGGTTCACCCAGAACACGGCGACCTCGCTGTTCGGCGGCACCGTGCCGCTGGTCTCGCAGCTGCTGGTGGAGCTGACCGGCAACACCTACGCGCCCGCGTTCTACGTGATGTTCTTCTCCGCGATCGCGCTCGTCGCGGTGCTGTTCATGCGGGAGTCCGCGGCGCGTCCGCTGCTGGGCTCGGTTCCGGTCGTGGCCAGCGCCGCGGAGGCCCGCGAACTGGTCGAGGGCCAGGACGAGAACGAGCGCCTGGACACCTCGACGATGCTCCTGGCGCCCCCGCCGCCCGTCGAAGAGCGCACCTGA
- a CDS encoding zinc-dependent alcohol dehydrogenase, producing MKALTWQGPRQVEVRDVPDPRLEEPTDAVVRITSTAICGSDLHLYEVLTPFMTPGDVLGHEPMGVVEEVGSAVEHIRPGDRVVVPFNISCGHCWMCSRGWYAQCETTQVRDQGTGAPLFGYSELYGSVPGGQAELMRVPQAQFGPIKVPEGPPDVQFLYLSDVLPTAWQAVEYADVPPEGSVAVFGLGPIGQLCCRIAAHRGFRPIGVDLVPERLDMARRRGIETVDASEVDSPADRIRELTDGRGTDSVIDAVGMEAHGSPVGELAQKIASALPSGIGGPMMEKAGVDRLAVLHQCMDAVRRAGTISLSGVYGGMADPVPMLTLFDKGVAVKMGQAHVKRWIDDLMPLVGDESDPLGVHDLATHDLPLEEAPHAYELFQKKQDDAIKIVLEP from the coding sequence GTGAAGGCGTTGACCTGGCAAGGACCCCGGCAGGTGGAGGTGCGGGACGTTCCCGACCCGCGGCTGGAGGAGCCGACCGACGCGGTCGTGCGCATCACCAGCACCGCGATCTGCGGCTCGGACCTGCACCTCTACGAAGTGCTCACCCCGTTCATGACCCCCGGTGACGTCCTCGGTCACGAGCCGATGGGCGTCGTGGAGGAGGTCGGCTCGGCGGTGGAGCACATCCGGCCGGGAGACCGGGTGGTGGTGCCGTTCAACATCTCCTGCGGGCACTGCTGGATGTGCTCGCGCGGCTGGTACGCGCAGTGCGAGACCACCCAGGTCCGCGACCAGGGCACCGGTGCGCCGCTGTTCGGCTACAGCGAGCTCTACGGCAGCGTCCCCGGCGGGCAGGCCGAGCTGATGCGGGTGCCGCAGGCGCAGTTCGGCCCGATCAAGGTGCCCGAGGGACCGCCGGACGTGCAGTTCCTGTACCTCTCGGACGTGCTGCCGACCGCGTGGCAGGCCGTCGAGTACGCCGACGTCCCGCCGGAGGGCAGCGTCGCGGTGTTCGGGCTCGGCCCGATCGGCCAGCTGTGCTGCCGCATCGCCGCGCACCGCGGGTTCCGCCCGATCGGCGTCGACCTGGTCCCGGAACGGCTGGACATGGCGCGGCGCCGCGGGATCGAGACCGTCGACGCGTCCGAAGTGGACTCCCCGGCGGACCGCATCCGGGAGCTGACCGACGGGCGCGGCACCGACTCGGTGATCGACGCCGTCGGGATGGAGGCGCACGGCTCCCCGGTCGGGGAGCTCGCGCAGAAGATCGCCAGTGCGCTGCCCAGCGGGATCGGCGGGCCGATGATGGAGAAGGCCGGGGTGGACCGCCTCGCCGTCCTGCACCAGTGCATGGACGCGGTGCGCCGCGCGGGCACGATCTCGCTCAGCGGCGTCTACGGCGGCATGGCCGATCCGGTGCCGATGCTGACGCTGTTCGACAAGGGCGTGGCGGTGAAGATGGGGCAGGCGCACGTGAAGCGGTGGATCGACGACCTGATGCCGCTGGTCGGTGACGAGTCCGATCCGCTCGGCGTGCACGACCTGGCGACCCACGACCTGCCGCTGGAGGAGGCCCCGCACGCCTACGAGCTGTTCCAGAAGAAGCAGGACGACGCGATCAAGATCGTGCTGGAACCGTAG
- a CDS encoding MFS transporter, translating to MPHLLLVVLCCFAGFALLVPVSPVWALRGGADEFGSGLVTAVLMAATVLAQLCVRAVLRRIGWTWTLALGALLLGLPAPLQALSDQLPAVLGTTALRGLGFGILTVCGSTAVAVLAPRGKQGAAIGLYGLAIAVPQVLLTPAAPWLVSAIGLPAVLACGALPVLALPWTRGLGRAVAARVDEPARSGERDEPATAVLRRIALPLVLLLLVTSSGGAVLTFAPQFTPTPALATAALLATTATAAVARWGCGMLVDRFPPRPINFALAVSGSAGLLLITLAVGPAPGTTTLLAGMLLLGVAYGGLQSVTLVQAFDRAGTANRHTTSVAWNIGFDSGTGLGSLLLGVAAGAATFATGFAGLSAALAAAALAVLLFGGRTPRSPAEAVDAPQQGPGADERRGYDLQR from the coding sequence ATGCCGCACCTGCTGCTGGTGGTCCTCTGCTGCTTCGCCGGGTTCGCCCTGCTGGTGCCGGTGTCGCCGGTGTGGGCGCTGCGCGGCGGGGCGGACGAGTTCGGTTCCGGGCTGGTCACCGCGGTGCTGATGGCGGCGACGGTGCTCGCCCAGCTCTGCGTCCGGGCGGTGCTGCGGCGGATCGGCTGGACGTGGACGCTCGCGCTCGGCGCGCTCCTGCTCGGGCTGCCCGCGCCGCTGCAGGCGCTGAGCGATCAGCTGCCCGCGGTGCTGGGCACCACCGCGCTGCGCGGGCTCGGGTTCGGCATCCTCACCGTGTGCGGGTCCACGGCCGTGGCCGTGCTGGCCCCGCGCGGGAAGCAGGGTGCGGCGATCGGGTTGTACGGGCTGGCGATCGCCGTTCCGCAGGTGCTGCTCACGCCGGCCGCTCCCTGGCTGGTCAGCGCGATCGGCCTGCCCGCGGTCCTCGCCTGCGGTGCGCTGCCCGTGCTGGCGCTGCCGTGGACGCGCGGGCTGGGGCGTGCGGTCGCGGCGCGCGTCGACGAACCCGCCCGGTCCGGTGAGCGCGACGAGCCCGCGACCGCGGTGCTGCGGCGCATCGCGCTCCCGCTGGTCCTGCTGCTGCTGGTCACCTCCAGCGGCGGTGCCGTGCTCACCTTCGCCCCGCAGTTCACCCCGACGCCCGCGCTGGCCACCGCCGCCCTGCTCGCCACCACCGCGACCGCCGCGGTCGCGCGCTGGGGCTGCGGGATGCTCGTGGACCGGTTCCCGCCGCGCCCGATCAACTTCGCGCTGGCGGTGAGCGGGTCCGCCGGGCTGCTGCTGATCACGCTGGCCGTCGGGCCCGCCCCCGGCACCACCACCCTGCTCGCCGGGATGCTGCTGCTGGGCGTCGCCTACGGCGGGTTGCAGAGCGTCACCCTGGTGCAGGCGTTCGACCGCGCCGGGACGGCGAACCGGCACACGACGTCAGTGGCGTGGAACATCGGCTTCGACTCGGGGACGGGGCTCGGTTCGCTGCTGCTCGGCGTCGCCGCTGGCGCCGCCACCTTCGCCACCGGCTTCGCGGGCCTGTCCGCGGCCCTGGCCGCCGCAGCCCTCGCGGTGCTGCTCTTCGGAGGCCGGACCCCGCGCTCCCCTGCCGAGGCCGTGGACGCGCCGCAGCAGGGCCCGGGTGCGGACGAACGGCGCGGTTACGACCTCCAGCGGTGA